A portion of the Cryptomeria japonica chromosome 5, Sugi_1.0, whole genome shotgun sequence genome contains these proteins:
- the LOC131040716 gene encoding cold-responsive protein kinase 1, whose amino-acid sequence MRKSVTVLLVVYLITSAVSLIISWNLYSLHLVLRVFPLFTTIVFLLSCVFLFPVFLKDYMKKRNDSHFQTEEAKIKRISQPYLKFTRKDLVEATANFSDTKVIGRGRFGTVYRGILGKGQTVAIKRMEFSEDRECCLKHFLSELEILGRLRHRNLMRILGYFFNGQEMIIVTKFMANFSLDVLLHGPLDCRLDWTQRLNIAVGVAHGLAYLHHECRDTIVHCDLKPANILVDEHLEAHIADFGIARIMNNTVLPPSSLGSCFTIGYTAPERAYQMRYFPKADIYSFGVVLLELISGVKPTSSILVEKGLTLSQWANTVRAKTNMMELIDDCLKDIYNDKQVYDDLEKVIRLGIICTHEDPKLRPDMKDVVKVLMDIKQGIREFDIPISILANQEFQYYETFKRAHQMRPSPNEDIYSFGVGLLELISGVKPTSSILVEKGLTLSQWANVVKATNNMMEFIDDFLKVFRLIGVACPDGIAYRNISGWTLSIETTLADELDFSDLVSAIRRVCYLLHRTPDVLAVF is encoded by the exons ATGAGGAAGTCCGTTACGGTTTTGTTAGTTGTTTATTTAATTACAAGTGCTGTATCCCTGATTATATCATGGAACCTTTATTCTCTTCATCTCGTTCTCCGAGTTTTTCCCCTATTCACTACTATTGTCTTCCTACTATCTTGTGTTTTCCTCTTCCCTGTCTTCCTCAAAGACTACATGAAAAAAAGAAATGATTCTCATTTCCAAACGGAGGAAGCCAAAATCAAAAGAATTTCCCAGCCATACTTGAAATTCACGAGAAAAGATTTGGTTGAAGCAACAGCCAATTTTAGCGACACAAAAGTAATTGGAAGGGGCCGATTTGGAACTGTTTATAGAGGAATCCTCGGCAAGGGCCAAACAGTAGCCATAAAAAGAATGGAATTTTCAGAGGATAGAGAATGTTGTCTAAAGCATTTTTTGTCAGAGCTGGAGATTTTGGGTCGGCTTCGTCACAGAAATCTTATGAGAATATTGGGTTATTTCTTCAACGGTCAAGAGATGATAATAGTTACAAAATTCATGGCTAATTTTAGCCTGGATGTTCTGTTGCACGGGCCATTGGATTGCAGACTGGATTGGACGCAAAGATTGAATATAGCCGTTGGAGTTGCGCATGGGTTGGCATATCTTCACCATGAATGCAGGGATACAATTGTGCACTGTGATCTGAAACCTGCAAATATACTTGTTGATGAACATCTGGAAGCCCATATTGCTGACTTTGGCATAGCCAGGATTATGAACAATACTGTGCTCCCCCCAAGCTCTTTGGGTTCTTGCTTTACTATTGGTTATACAGCTCCGG AAAGAGCATATCAAATGAGGTATTTTCCAAAAGCAGATATATACAGTTTTGGAGTTGTATTGTTGGAATTAATAAGTGGTGTAAAACCAACAAGTTCAATTTTAGTTGAGAAGGGATTGACGCTTTCACAATGGGCAAACACTGTAAGGGCAAAAACCAACATGATGGAGCTCATTGATGACTGCTTGAAAGATATTTATAATGATAAACAAGTTTATGATGATCTGGAGAAAGTTATAAGATTGGGAATTATTTGTACACATGAAGATCCAAAACTGAGACCTGATATGAAAGATGTGGTTAAAGTTTTAATGGACATAAAGCAAGGAATTAGGGAGTTCGATATACCAATTTCTATACTAGCAAATCAAGAATTTCAATATTACGAAACTTTCA AAAGAGCGCATCAAATGAGGCCTTCTCCAAATGAAGATATATACAGTTTTGGAGTTGGATTGTTGGAACTCATAAGTGGTGTAAAACCAACAAGCTCAATTTTAGTTGAGAAGGGATTGACCCTTTCACAATGGGCAAACGTGGTAAAGGCTACAAACAACATGATGGAGTTCATTGATGATTTCTTGAAAG TGTTCAGGTTGATTGGGGTAGCTTGCCCTGATGGAATAGCTTACAGGAACATATCAGGTTGGACTCTTTCTATCGAGACAACTCTGGCCGATGAACTCGACTTCTCGGATTTGGTATCGGCTATCAGGAGAGTTTGTTATTTGCTACACCGAACTCCCGATGTGTTAGCTGTCTTCTAG